The following proteins come from a genomic window of Stigmatopora nigra isolate UIUO_SnigA chromosome 9, RoL_Snig_1.1, whole genome shotgun sequence:
- the LOC144201692 gene encoding LOW QUALITY PROTEIN: protocadherin-8-like (The sequence of the model RefSeq protein was modified relative to this genomic sequence to represent the inferred CDS: deleted 1 base in 1 codon): MLLLGAEMGEKRLMLFLLSLTSLSAVTKAKTVKYQTFEEDAPGTIIGNLSKDIISASAYSLGGSQFNFRMMKQFNSSFIYLRESDGQLSIGERIDRELICKHTLQCLISFDVVSFSEEQFKLIHVEVEVQDINDNSPVFPCKELSMDISENTAVGTRLPLDFAVDEDVGMNYIQSYQITINSHFSIDVLSRADGVKYAELVLMRELDRETQGSYLLELIAKDGGNPSLFGTTQVNIRVKDYNDNSPIFDRNSFAVDLPEDALVGSLLLDLNAEDPDEGLNGEVVYSFGNQVPLEICQLFKVDRKTGRLTLESPIDFESKSTYEFDVQASDLGINPNPAICKIVVQVQDVNDNAPEISITPMTSITTGIAYITESAAKESFVALVSTSDRDSGVNGEVHCTLHGHGHFRLQQAYEDSFMIVSTSPLDRENIPEYNLTVVAEDLGFPPFRTITQYTIRLMDENDNAPIFSKSIYNVSVMENNGPGEYITTVVAQDVDLGPNGKVTYKLADTYFMGSPISTFVSLDPASGSLYALRSFNYEVMKELELQIIACDGGSPPLTGIAKVFLGVIDQNDNAPAITHPVLNNSSAEVLLPRDVQSGYVVMRLEALDADEGINSELCFGLTTGEPSIFSIDKATGDISLNQVLSHDVDNTLSITVTVRDSGRPVLTSTATIHFLIIASSPPSDGTVYEAGGSSTIPAQWDLSVIVIVVLAGSCTLLLIAIIVIATTCNRHKGDKNVEDGDSYEEKYMLERGKSHIAGNPFLPMHTAAGPPGFGGHSLSSLIEVGDSDMCLVLEDGSEVPSVYNSETNSKLRGNELEGYSTLPGYDNGKEAVRPITNWKGNSYTTISGRDPAFSGKDSGKGDSDFNDSDSDVSGDTGQKKDAAPAPSMGGQNALWACTSECKVVGHSDHCWSPFEVRANVGPSQVPTVSPFSSHSKTSSLPRDPNCRDKYYHVHIPKTVGLQIVYEKVLDREYDYVMITPPRPGGFRWSAVK, encoded by the exons ATGCTGCTGTTGGGTGCAGAAATGGGAGAAAAAAGATTGATGTTGTTCTTGCTCTCTTTAACAAGCTTGTCAGCTGTCACAAAGGCAAAGACAGTAAAATATCAGACCTTTGAGGAAGACGCCCCAGGAACAATTATTGGTAACTTATCCAAGGACATCATCTCTGCTTCAGCATATTCCTTAGGAGGCTCCCAGTTCAATTTTAGGATGATGAAACAGTTCAACTCTTCTTTCATTTATCTGCGGGAAAGCGACGGGCAGCTGAGCATTGGGGAGAGGATAGACAGAGAACTCATCTGCAAGCACACCCTGCAATGCCTCATCTCTTTTGACGTTGTAAGTTTCTCAGAGGAACAATTCAAGCTCATCCATGTTGAAGTGGAGGTCCAGGACATCAATGACAATTCTCCGGTGTTTCCTTGCAAAGAATTGAGCATGGACATATCAGAGAACACTGCTGTGGGGACACGCCTTCCTCTCGACTTTGCAGTGGATGAGGATGTGGGGATGAACTACATCCAAAGCTACCAGATCACAATTAACAGCCACTTTTCAATCGATGTACTGAGCAGGGCTGACggggttaaatatgcagaactGGTTCTAATGAGAGAGCTGGACCGGGAGACTCAAGGTTCTTATTTGCTGGAGTTGATTGCCAAGGACGGCGGGAACCCCTCCCTCTTCGGAACCACACAGGTCAACATCAGGGTTAAAGATTATAATGACAATAGCCCAATTTTTGACCGAAACAGCTTTGCGGTGGACTTGCCAGAAGATGCTCTAGTAGGCTCCCTCCTGTTAGATCTAAATGCAGAGGACCCAGATGAAGGGCTAAATGGTGAGGTAGTGTACAGCTTTGGGAACCAGGTACCCTTGGAAATCTGCCAACTCTTCAAAGTGGATAGAAAAACCGGGAGGCTCACCCTGGAAAGCCCTATCGACTTTGAAAGTAAGAGCACGTATGAGTTCGACGTCCAGGCAAGTGACCTTGGTATAAACCCCAACCCGGCCATTtgcaaaattgttgttcaaGTCCAAGACGTGAATGACAATGCGCCTGAGATCTCCATTACGCCCATGACATCCATCACCACTGGAATCGCCTATATCACCGAGTCTGCAGCCAAGGAGAGTTTTGTAGCTCTGGTAAGTACCTCAGACAGAGATTCTGGAGTCAATGGAGAAGTTCATTGCACTCTCCATGGACACGGTCACTTCAGACTGCAGCAAGCATATGAGGATAGCTTTATGATTGTGAGCACAAGCCCGTTAGACCGGGAAAACATCCCTGAATATAACCTCACGGTCGTAGCTGAAGACCTGGGTTTTCCGCCTTTTAGAACCATTACCCAGTACACCATCCGCCTCATGGACGAAAATGACAATGCCCCGATATTCAGTAAGTCTATCTATAATGTTTCTGTGATGGAAAACAATGGACCTGGTGAATACATCACCACAGTGGTTGCGCAAGATGTTGACTTGGGGCCAAACGGAAAGGTCACCTATAAATTAGCAGACACCTATTTCATGGGCTCCCCTATTTCCACTTTTGTTTCACTGGATCCTGCAAGTGGGTCACTTTATGCATTACGTAGCTTCAATTACGAGGTGATGAAGGAATTGGAGCTCCAGATAATCGCGTGCGATGGTGGCTCCCCGCCTCTGACAGGAATTGCAAAAGTTTTCCTGGGGGTTATAGACCAAAATGACAATGCACCGGCCATCACCCACCCGGTTCTCAACAACAGCTCGGCTGAAGTTCTCCTGCCCCGGGATGTGCAGAGTGGCTATGTTGTCATGCGACTAGAGGCCCTGGATGCAGATGAGGGCATAAACTCAGAGCTTTGTTTTGGGCTGACCACTGGTGAGCCCTCGATTTTCTCCATCGATAAAGCCACAGGAGATATTTCCCTTAATCAAGTGCTCAGCCATGATGTGGATAACACCCTGAGTATCACCGTGACAGTGCGCGACAGTGGCAGGCCAGTGCTCACATCCACCGCCACAATTCACTTTCTCATTATTGCTAGCTCCCCGCCAAGTGATGGCACCGTGTACGAGGCAGGTGGCAGCAGCACCATACCCGCACAGTGGGACCTGTCGGTGATTGTCATTGTTGTCTTGGCAGGGAGCTGCACTCTCCTGCTAATCGCCATCATCGTCATCGCCACGACCTGCAACCGGCACAAAGGAGACAAGAATGTAGAGGACGGTGACTCTTATGAGGAGAAATATATGCTGGAGCGGGGCAAGAGCCACATAGCAGGAAATCCCTTTCTCCCCATGCACACGGCTGCAGGGCCACCAGGCTTTGGGGGACACTCGTTGAGTAGCCTGATTGAAGTCGGAGATAGTGACATGTGTTTGGTCTTGGAAGACGGGAGCGAGGTCCCCAGTGTTTACAACTCAGAGACAAACAGCAAACTAAGAGGGAATGAACTTGAG GGATATTCCACATTGCCTGGATATGATAACGGGAAGGAGGCTGTGAGGCCGATCACCAACTGGAAGGGTAACTCTTACACCACCATCTCAGGTAGAGACCCTGCCTTCAGTGGTAAAGATAGTGGCAAAGGGGACAGTGACTTCAATGACAGTGATAGCGATGTGAGCGGAGACACAGGCCAGAAGAAAGATGCCGCACCCGCTCCTTCTATGGGTGGACAAAATG CATTGTGGGCTTGCACCAGTGAGTGCAAGGTTGTAGGTCATTCAGATCACTGTTGGAGCCCCTTTGAAGTGAGAGCCAATGTAGGCCCCTCACAGGTTCCAACTGTCTCCCCCTTCAGCAGTCACTCCAAGACATCTTCCTTGCCTCGGGACCCCAATTGCAGGGACAAATACTACCATGTCCACATTCCCAAAACTGTGGGCCTGCAGATAGTGTATGAAAAAGTGCTAGAC AGGGAGTATGACTATGTCATGATCACTCCCCCGAGGCCCGGAGGTTTCAGGTGGTCTGCAGTTAAGTAA